A genome region from Panicum virgatum strain AP13 chromosome 4K, P.virgatum_v5, whole genome shotgun sequence includes the following:
- the LOC120703653 gene encoding calmodulin-binding receptor kinase CaMRLK-like: MTRSSSTRRAPPMPLHVRPALLHLLPILLLAAASSAAAASSCAGRDDAAAIAAAFRHVRNFRPPRATACQPVRELRLPSRNLTGAVSWAALANLSALAALDLSGNALQGAIPGAFWRAPSLRAVDVSRNQLGGALRVGRSPRLLSLNVSRNRFTGVEGVEALSGLVALDVSANRIRAVPRGLRRLPRVERLDLSGNAMQGRFPGDLPPLGGIRSLNLSYNNFSGVVDSGTVGKFGHSAFVHAGNASLVFSENSTAPPPRRPSPSPSPSHGKSKKGGTTERKTARRSKRKKHLSVVAVAVMCGVVSLALLLCLVGCVACGVLRSRNKGGEGDEERKKKPQWSDKKGGDEDDDEEEDAVVAAARGASAAPVVLFERPLMQLTLADLAAATSGFGRESQLAERGGRSGAAYRAVLPGDLHVVVRVVEGAVAGLGEDDSPAAAAAAFRELARLRHPNILPLLGYCIAGKEKLLLYEYMEKGDLHRWLHELPAGRPEMDDAGGGGDAWEAAEDRRSVSDWPTRHRIALGVARGLAFLHQGWAGSGPVVHGHLVPTNVLLGDDLEPRISDFGHPPAAGGEHYPATPEGDVYAFGALALELVTGQAGWDEASVSWARGIIRDGKALDIVDPRLRDEAAAEASAEREMVECLRVGYLCTAHSPDKRPTMQQVVGVLKDIRAAPGAQAQPPA; this comes from the exons ATGACGCGCAGCTCCTCCACACGTCGCGCTCCTCCGATGCCACTCCACGTTCGCCCCGCCCTCCTCCACCTGCTCCCGATCCTCCTcttggccgccgcctcctccgctgccgccgcctcctcctgcgccggccgcgacgacgcggccgccatcgccgccgcgttcCGGCACGTGCGCAACTTCCGCCCGCCCCGCGCGACGGCGTGCCAGCCGGTCCGGGAGCTGCGCCTGCCGTCGCGGAACCTCACGGGCGCCGTGTCGTGGGCGGCGCTGGCCAACCTCTCCGCGCTCGCCGCACTCGACCTCTCCGGGAACGCGCTCCAGGGCGCCATCCCGGGCGCGTTCTGGCGCGCGCCGTCGCTCCGCGCAGTCGACGTCTCCCGGAACCagctcggcggcgcgctccGGGTGGGGCGCAGCCCGCGGCTGCTGTCGCTCAACGTGTCCCGCAACCGCTTCACCGGCGTCGAGGGCGTGGAAGCGCTCTCGGGGCTCGTCGCGCTCGACGTGTCGGCGAACAGGATCCGGGCCGTGCCGCGGGGGCTGCGCCGCCTGCCGCGGGTGGAGCGGCTCGACCTGTCCGGAAACGCGATGCAGGGGAGGTTCCCCGGCGACCTGCCGCCGCTCGGTGGGATACGTTCGTTGAACCTCTCGTACAATAACTTCTCCGGCGTGGTCGATTCCGGCACCGTCGGCAAGTTCGGCCACTCGGCGTTCGTGCACGCCGGGAACGCGTCGCTGGTGTTCTCGGAGAACTCgacggcaccgccgccgcggcgtccgtcgccgtcgccgtcgccttcTCATGGAAAAAGCAAAAAGGGCGGGACGACGGAAAGGaagacggcgaggaggagcaaGAGGAAGAAGCATCTGagcgtggtggcggtggcggtgatgTGCGGGGTGGTGTCCCTGGCCTTGCTGCTCTGCCTGGTCGGGTGCGTGGCGTGCGGCGTGCTGAGGAGCAGAAACAAGGGGGGAGAAGGCGacgaggagaggaagaagaagccacaGTGGAGCGACAAGaagggcggcgacgaggacgacgacgaggaggaggacgcggtggtggcggcggccaggggcgcgtcggcggcgccggtggtgcTGTTCGAGCGGCCGCTGATGCAGCTCACGCTGGCCGACCTGGCCGCTGCCACGTCCGGGTTCGGCCGCGAGTCGCAGctcgcggagcgcggcggccgcagcggcgCCGCGTACCGCGCAGTGCTCCCCGGCGACCTGCACGTCGTCGTGCGCGTCGTGGAGGGCGCCGTGGCGGGGCTCGGCGAGGACGACagcccggcggccgcggccgccgcgttcCGGGAGCTCGCGCGCCTCCGCCACCCCAACATTCTTCCACTCCTTGGCTACTGCATCGCAG GCAAGGAGAAGCTGCTGCTGTACGAGTACATGGAGAAGGGCGACCTGCACCGGTGGCTGCACGAGCTGCCAGCGGGGCGCCCCGAAATGGacgacgcgggcggcggcggcgacgcctgggaggcggcggaggacagGCGGTCCGTCTCCGACTGGCCGACCCGGCACCGCATCGCGCTCGGTGTCGCCCGGGGCCTCGCGTTCCTGCACCAGGGGTGGGCCGGGTCGGGGCCGGTGGTGCACGGCCACCTCGTCCCCACCAACGTCCTGCTCGGCGACGACCTGGAGCCCCGGATCTCGGACTTCGGgcacccgcccgccgccggcggcgagcactaCCCGGCGACGCCCGAGGGCGACGTGTACGCGTTCGGGGCGCTGGCGCTGGAGCTGGTGACGGGGCAGGCCGGGTGGGACGAGGCGTCCGTGAGCTGGGCGCGCGGCATCATCCGCGACGGCAAGGCGCTGGACATCGTGGACCCGCGGCTCCGcgacgaggccgcggcggaggcgtcgGCGGAGCGGGAGATGGTGGAGTGCCTGCGGGTGGGGTACCTCTGCACGGCGCACTCGCCGGACAAGCGGCCGACGATGCAGCAGGTCGTGGGGGTGCTCAAGGACATCCGCGCCGCGCCCGGCGCCCAGGCCCAGCCGCCGGCGTGA